TGTGCATGTGGGTCTCCCTCGTCGGAAGGTCAATGCACCATGGCCGATCCTGTTCCCGCCCTAGGCACGGATCGATCACGATTTCTCGCGGTTGCGGGCGATTTCTTCACAAGATGCACCGCCCAAGGGTCGAATGCGCGCCGCAAATGCCTTTGCGGGATCAACGCGAAAACGCCCCCGGTATGTCCGGGGGCGATCCATGGGCCTTCGGGGCCGAAGCGAATGGTCCGGGGCGCCCGACCGCGCTCAGGGAATGATGCGGGTGTATTTCACGCCTTCGAGGGTCGCACCGACGCGCAGGCCACTTTGTCCGAAGATCACCGCGATCACCGGAGCCAGCGAGGTCGTGGTCTCGGCCGACAGGGTGCCGCCCTTTTCCGGGGTCGCGTAAAGGATGTTCGCGCCCGCCGCGTAGCCGCCCGAGCGGCGGAAGGTTTCCAGCGCGTCCTGCGTCATGAAGAACAGGACATGCGCGTATTGCTGCGCGCCGATCTGCAGGCCGCCGCTGGCCTTGACCATCGAGTAGTAATCGACCGTCGCACCGCCGACCCGCAGTGCGCCGCTGCCATAGGCGCCGCCCAGCCCCAGCCCGGCCTCGGTCACCAGTGGCATGACCAGAAGGCCCGCCGCCTTGGCGCCCAGATCGCGGGTGCCGGGGTAGTTGCTGTACATCTGCGACAGCGTCGAATCCACGCGCGCGTCGATTTTTGCCGCGCCCGATCCGCCTATGCCGTTCACGCAGGCGCCCGTCAGCAGCGTGGCGCCAAGGCCCATGGCCACAGTTCGTCTGTTGAATGTCATTGTCCGCTCGTCCTTGCCGATGCCTCTGGTTCCGGCTGTGCCGCCGGTTGGTGGCGATCTTACGCCTGTGGACAAGGCTTGTCACCGCCGATTGTGGAGGATCGGCAGCGAACCGCTAAGGATAGGAGGCCATGGGGCTTGACAGTATGGCGCCTGCACCCGGCAAAGCCGGACGACGGCAGAGGGGCCGCGCCCGGATTCGGTATTCAGGACGCGCCCCGCGCGTCGGGTCGGCCTGCCGCCCCGTGGCGCGGGCAGATCCCTTTCATCCGTTCAGAAGGCGGGCGGCGGCGGGGGCGAAGTAGGTCAGCACGCCGTCGCAGCCTGCGCGCTTGAACGCGGTCAGGCTTTCCATCATGGCCTTTTCGCCATCGATCCAGCCGCGTTCACCGGCGCCCGCCAGCATCGCGTATTCGCCGGACACCTGATAGGCGAAGGTCGGCGCGCCGAACTCTGTCTTGGCGCGGCGGCAGATGTCGAGATAGGGCATCCCCGGTTTCACCATGATCATGTCCGCGCCCTCGGCGAGGTCGCGGGCGATCAGGCGCATCGCCTCGTTGGCGTTGCCGGGGTCCTGCTGGTAGGTCTTCTTGTCGCCCTTCAGAGCACCGGACGCGCCCACCGCGTCGCGGAAAGGGCCGTAGAAGGCCGAGGCGTATTTCGCCGCGTAGCTCAGCAGCAGGACGTTCTCGTGGCCGTTGGATTCCAGCGCCGCGCGGATCGCGCCGATGCGGCCGTCCATCATATCAGAGGGTCCGATGATGTCGGCGCCCGCCTCGGCCTGCGACAACGCCTGTTTCACAAGCGCCTCGACGGTGCGGTCGTTGACCACCGCGCCGTCTTCGACAAAGCCGTCGTGGCCGTCGATGTTGTAGGGGTCGAGCGCCACGTCGGTCATCACGGCGATGTCCGGGACCGCGGCCTTGATCGCGCGGGTGGCCTTGTTGGACAGGTTCTCAGGGTTCCACGCCTCGGCGCAGTCCGCCGTCTTCAGCGCGGGATCGGTGTAGGGAAAGAGGCAGATCGCGGGGATGCCGAGGGCATGGGCCTCTTGCGCCGCCTCAACCACTTTGTCCACCGACAGGCGGTTGACCCCGGGCATGGAGTGGATCGGTTCCGACACGCCCTCGCCGTCGCGCACGAAGACCGGCCAGATGAAATCGCCGGGCGTCAGCGTGGTTTCCGCCACCAGCGCGCGCAGGGCCGGGGTGCGGCGGGTGCGGCGCAGGCGGGTGGCGGGGAAGGGGGCTTGGGTCGGTCGCATCGGCGCTCTCCTTGGATTGCGCATCAGACATGCCTTCCTTGCCCCCGATAGTCCAGAGGCCGCCCCCGTCAGGCCTCCTGCAAGAGGGGTCCGTCGCGGATCTCCAGCGGTTGCGGCGTGCCTTGCTGGCCAAGGAAAGCCGGACGTGGCGCCGGGGCGGCGAAGGGTGAGGCGCAGGCGTTGGATACGGCGTTGTAGACGAAGAAGGCATTCGACCGCGGCGCGGGCGTGATATTGCCGTTCGACCCGTGCAGGGTGTTGCAGTCGAAGAGGATCAGCGTGCCCGCCGGGCCTTCGGCATCGGCGATGCCGTGGATCTCTGCCATGTCGCGCAGCGACTCCTGCGAGGGGGTGCCGATGTCCTGCCGGACGAGAGAGGATTCGTGGTTGTCCTCGGGCGTTTCACCCTGGCAGGCGATGAAGGTCCGGTGTGAGCCGGGCATCAGCATCAGCGCGCCGTTGTGGGCGCGGTTGTCGGTCAGCAGCAACGAGGCCGAAACGGCACGCATCCGGGGCATGCCGTCCTCGGCGTGCCATGTCTCGAAGTCCGAATGCCAGTAGAACTCCTTGCCGGTGAAGCCCGGTTTGTAGTTCAGGCGCGACTGGTGGATATAGACCTCGTCGCCAAGCAGGGCGCGGGCCGCACCGGCAAGGCGGCGGTCGCGGGACAGACGATCCATCAGGGCGTTCTGGCGTTCCAGTTCAAAGACGGTACGCACGGCAGCGCAGCCTGCCTCGCAAACGACGCCCCGGGCATCGCTGCCGGCGAGGGTCTCGCGCAGCGCGGTGGCGCTGTCGACCAGCGCACGCACTTCGTCTGTGGAAAACAGGTCGTGCAGCACGAGATAGCCGTCGCGGTCGAAGGCCTGCGCCTGCGCCTCGGTGATGGGCGCGGTGCTGCGGTCCGAGGGCCAGAGCACCGGGTCGGTGCGTTCCATCCAGCGTTAGGGTTCAGGGGTGCGTGTGGGGTACGCATCGGCGCACGCGGCGGCCTGCGCGTATTCCAGCGGCATTGTGATCTCCTTCGGTTTTGGTTGTATTGCGGGTCCGGAAACGGCCCGACACCCGGTCCACGCCCGGGTGGGGGGTTCGGTTCCAAAATCAATCGAACTGATCGCGGGTTTGTTCCGGGTCGGGGCGCGTCGGCGCGTAGCCCCTATGCAATCGCGCAAGTGCGGGCTAGAAACCCGGAAAATAGCAGGGGCCCGGGCACGTGGATTGGTACAGCACCGTATTCGAAGTGATCGACATGCGATCCTTCTCGAGCCTGTGGTTCTGGATCGTGCTGGCGGTTTTCTGGTCCTCGACCAGCCACTGGGTGCTGGGTGTGCCCTTCGACATGGTCGGCCGCGCCCGGCGCGCGGGCGGGCAGGCAGCACGCGATCTGGAAGACCTCGCGCGGATCAACTGCAACCGGCTGCTGTTCATCGTCGAGGAATCCGGTCTCTGGCTGGCGGCCATCGTGCCGGCCATCCTCGTGGGGCTTGGGCTGCTGGGGTTCTGGTACCGGATAGAGCTGGCGCAGGCGCTGTTCCTGCTGGCCTTCCCGATGACTTTCGTGGGCCTGCTGAGCATCGCCTCGGCGCGCCGCATCCGGGGCGGCGAAAGCGAAGGCGAGGCGCTTTGTCGGCGCCTGCGCATCCACCGGTTACTGACGCAGTTCATCGGGATGATTGCCATCTTCGTGACAGCGCTCTGGGGGATGTACCAGAACCTCTCGGCGCATGTCCTCTGACCGGGCGTGATCCTAAGGAGTGCTTCCGCACGCTCTTTTGAAGTGCGCGGCGGCGTGACATGCCGGGTCCGGCGCCGGCGCTGCATGGGCCGAAAGCGCGTCTGGCTTCCCAATTCACCAGAACGAAGAGTGTCGGGCGGTGCGCGTCAGGCAGTGGACGGGCGCCCCATGGTGTCGGGCGCGCCCTGTTCGGCCTGGATGCCGGACGGGCAGGCATCCCCGACCGGGCATGCCTGCGGTCCTGCGTGACCATCACGAGGGCGCGGTGAGGCCTGGACCCGATATGTGGTTTCAGGCCCGGTCTGTCAGCGTTCCGGCAGCAGCCCGCGCGGGCTGAAGCGCAGGACCACCAGCAGGATCACCCCCATGGTCAGAAGCCGCATGTGCTGGACGCTGTCGCGCAGGTGCTCCTTGAGGAACGAGCCATCGGGCAGGGGCTGCGTCAGCGCGGTCATGAAGCTGGGGCCCAGCACCTCGACCTGCACCCAGAGGAACCAGATCAGGAAACCGCCCAGCACCGCGCCGAGGTTGTTGCCAGAGCCGCCGACGATCACCATGACCCAGATCAGGAAGGTGTAGCGCAGCGGTTGGTAGGAGGTCGGGATCAAGAGGCCGTCCAGCGTCGTCATCATGGCGCCCGCGATGCCGCAGATCGCAGAGCCCAGCACGAAGACCTGCAGGTGGCGGAAGGTCACGTCCTTGCCCATGGCGCGGGCCGAAACCTCGTTGTCGCGGATCGCCCGCATCATCCGACCCCAGGGGCTGTTGAGCGCCAGTTGCGCCAGCACCAGGAGCACGATCAGGACGGCGGCGAACATCAGCCCGTAGCTGATCTTGACGTAGAGCGTCGAGGCAGAGACCGGGTCGAGCCCGAAGCTGGCGGCCTTTTCGATGAAGCCGGGGTCGGTCTGCAGGTCGATCTCACGCGGGACGGGGCGGGGCAGGCCGTTGACGTTCTTGACCCCGCGCGACAGCCATTCCTCGTTCTTGAGGATGGCGATGATGATTTCCGAGATGCCCAGCGTCGCGATGGCAAGGTAGTCGGAACGCAGTCCCAGCGCGGTCTTGCCGATGATCCAGGCCGCGCCCGCCGCCAGCAGGCCGCCGACGAACCACGAGAAGACCACCGGCAGGCCGAGACCGCCGAGAAAGCCGGTGCCCGCCGGATCGACCGCCTCGATGGCGTCGACCGCCGGGTCGCGCACCATGCGATAGAGCACGAAGCCGACGATCAGGATGGCGATGACCAGCCATTTGTTGCGGGTGCGCTTCCACGCCAGCACGGTCGCGGTCATGACCGCTGCGCCCAAAACCAGCGCCCCGATGGCGCGCAGCCCGCCCGCCGACCATGCGTCGGGCACCGGGGCGACCGAGGTCAGCACGACGGCGAGGCCACCAAGGGCCACGAAGCCCATGACTCCCACATTGAACAGCCCGGCGATGCCCCATTGCAGGTTCACGCCCAGCGACATGATTGCGCTGACCAGCCCCATGTTCAGGATCACCAGAGCCAGGTCCCAGCCCTGGAGGATGCCGGTACCGACGATCAGCAGAGCCACGAGGCCGAAGAGTATGAATGTACGGACGGTCGGCTTCATACGGATTTCCCCTTGAAGAGGCCGGTGGGCTTGAACAGCAGCACCACGACGAGGATGACGAAACTGACCGCGAATTTATACTCGGTCGCCATCAGTTGCAGCAGGCTGTCCGGGGCGAGGGCTTCGGGCAGGGCGTAGCCCAGCACCTTCTTCCACGCATAGGTGACCGCGACCTCGGAGAAGGCGATGACAAAGCCGCCCGCGATGGCGCCAAGCGGCGAACCGAGGCCGCCGACAATGGCCGAGGCGAAGATCGGCAGCAGCAGCTGGAAGTAGGTGAAGGGCTTGTAGCTCTTGTCGAGACCGTAGAGCACGCCCGCCACGGTGATCAGCGCGGCGACTATGAGCCACGTCACCTGCACCACGCGTTCGGGGTTGATGCCGGACAGCAGCGCCAGATCCTCGTTGTCGGAATAGGCGCGCATGGACTTGCCGGTGCGGGTCTTGTTCAGGAACCAGAAGAGCAGGGCGACGACGATGATCGCGGTGACGACGGTGATGCCCTGCGTGGTCTTGATCGCCAGCCCCTCGGCGAGGCCAGTGCTTTCCTTGAACTCGCGGGCGTTGATGATGAAGCGCTCGCCATCGGCGAAGAATTGGTCGTCGGCGCCCAGAACGAAGCGGGTGAGCCCGTTGTAGATGAACATCACCCCGATCGAGACGATCACGAAGACCACCGGCTTGGCCTTCTGCGCCCGGTAGAACCGGTAGACCGTGCGGTCGGTGATCAGCACCAGCGCGGCGGTGGCGGCGATCCCGAAGGGAATGGCCAGCAGCGCCGTGGGCAACGGCCCGAGCGAAATGCCCATCGACTGGAACCACCAGGTCACGAGGATCACCGACATGGTCCCGAAGGCCATGGTGTCCCCATGCGCGAAGTTCGAGAAACGCAGGATCCCGTAGATCAGCGTTACCCCCAGCGCACCCAGTGCCAGCTGCGAGCCATAGGCAATCGCAGGCACCAGCACGAAGTTCGACAGCGCCACGATGGCGTTCAGAAAGTCCATCCTTGTCCCATCCCCGCCCGGGTCTTTCCCGGGTTCTTCATTCTGCGGTTATCTTGCACGTTCCGTGATAGGTCACGACCGTGAGGTCCTTTGCGAAATGCACGCTCAGCTTGGCATAGCCGTTGTCGGCATTCGACATCATGTAACTGGCATTGGCGTCGGTGGCGGTGACCACCAGCACGTCGTTGACAATCTTGGCCTCGCCCTGCGCATCCCCGGTGCCGAGGTGGAGTGTGGCCTCACCCGGCATGGTGCGCGGAATGTCGAGGTCATGGCCGAACTGCGCGAAGGTGCAGGCCTCTTCCTCGAAACACTCCGAGATGTATTCGCAGATCATGGTCGAAGCGCCCTGTTGCTCGATCACCTGAGCGCCTGCGGCACTTGCCGCCAGAACCAGACCCGCGGCCCATCCGTTTCTCATGTCACGTCTCCTCGCATCGTCCCGTCCACTCGACTGCGCCCCGTGTCAGCCGCGCCGTGCCGTCGGGGGCCTTGGTCAGCATCAGCCCCTCGGCGCCGCGGTGAAAGCCGCGCCAGCCGTCGTCGGTCAGCAGCGCCTCGGCATCGAAGCGGTCATCCACCATGGTCACCTGCGCCGTCCAGCGCCGCTGCGGCTCTCCGCTGGCCACCGGATCGGACAGGACGGCGGGGTCCAGAACCATCCGCAGGTCCAGCGCTCCGCAATCGCCCTGCAACTGGCAGGACCAGGTTTCCATCGCGGCGGCCTCACCGGCCAGAAGCCCGGCCACCAGGGCGAGGCTGGCGCCTCCGTATGTCCGACCCGGGGCGATGGTCACGGGCCCGGGTCGCAGTGGCCGATGGCCTGCATCACCGCGAGGTGCTCGTTCTGCATCACCCGGTGGACGGTCAGCGCAAGCTGACCGCGCGGGCTCAGCGTCAGGATCGTCATCTCTCCGTCCACGTCGGTCGATTGCAGATGCAGGGTCGCGGTGGCTACGCCCGGGGCGGGCACCATGGCAAGCGCCTCGCCGGCCACGGTCACGTCATAGCCGTCCTGCGTCGCCGTGATCACCACCGGCATGTCGTCCGCGGACTGGCAGGTGCCGTCCGAACAGAAGGTCCTGATCGTGCAGTCGCGCGCCAGCGCCGGAGAGGCGAGGGCGAAGGCGGCCGCCGTCAGGATCGCAAGACGCATCGCCACCCCTCAACCCCCAAGGAAGGACTTGCGGACTTCCGGATCGGCCAGAAGCTCCTTGCCCGTCCCGGTAAAGGCGTTGCGGCCCTGAACCAACACGTAGCCCTTGTCGGCGATCTCCAGCGCCTGCCGGGCGTTCTGCTCGACCATCAGGATCGAAATGCCGGTCCGCGCCACCTCGATGATGCGGTCGAAAAGCTCGTCCATCACGATGGGCGACACGCCCGCCGTCGGCTCGTCCAGCATCAGCACCTTGGGCTGGGTCATCAGCGCGCGCCCCACCGCGACCTGCTGACGCTGACCGCCGGACAGCTCCCCGGCGGGCTGGCGCCGCTTCTCGTGCAGGATCGGGAACAGCTCGTAGACCTGCTGCATGGTCTTGCTGAAATCGTCCGTGCGGATGAAGGCGCCCATCTCGAGGTTCTCTTCCACCGTCATCGAGGTGAAGATATTCGAGGTCTGCGGCACGAAGCCCATGCCCTGCGCCACCCGATCCTGCGGCGTCAAAGCGGTGATGTCATGGCCGTCCAGCCGCACGGCGCCCGAGCGCACGTCGAGCATCCCGAAGACCGCCTTCATCGCCGTCGACTTGCCCGCGCCGTTGGGGCCGACGATCACCGCGATCTCGCCCTTGTCCACCGCGATGGTGCAGTCGTGCAGGATGTCCGGACCCTTGCCGTAGCCGCCGGTCATGCTGTCGCCGATCAGGAAGGGCCCGCCGGGCGCATCCTTGATCGCCCCCGACCGCCGCGTCGTGTCCACCGTGCCCTCACCACCCCGACGGGTGATCGAGGCATCGTGGTTGCCACGGTCGTCCTGGTAGGGGTTGCCGCTGTCCGTCATGCGCGCGCCCCTGCTTCTTTGGTCTCGAAAATACCTCGGGGGGAGGCCGCAGGCCGGGGGGCAGAGCCCCCGCGAACCGTCCCCCCCGGCAAACCGTCCGCCTCCGCGCGCCAGAAAGCTCTGCGCCGCA
This region of Ponticoccus alexandrii genomic DNA includes:
- a CDS encoding YSC84-related protein; protein product: MTFNRRTVAMGLGATLLTGACVNGIGGSGAAKIDARVDSTLSQMYSNYPGTRDLGAKAAGLLVMPLVTEAGLGLGGAYGSGALRVGGATVDYYSMVKASGGLQIGAQQYAHVLFFMTQDALETFRRSGGYAAGANILYATPEKGGTLSAETTTSLAPVIAVIFGQSGLRVGATLEGVKYTRIIP
- the hemB gene encoding porphobilinogen synthase, whose translation is MRPTQAPFPATRLRRTRRTPALRALVAETTLTPGDFIWPVFVRDGEGVSEPIHSMPGVNRLSVDKVVEAAQEAHALGIPAICLFPYTDPALKTADCAEAWNPENLSNKATRAIKAAVPDIAVMTDVALDPYNIDGHDGFVEDGAVVNDRTVEALVKQALSQAEAGADIIGPSDMMDGRIGAIRAALESNGHENVLLLSYAAKYASAFYGPFRDAVGASGALKGDKKTYQQDPGNANEAMRLIARDLAEGADMIMVKPGMPYLDICRRAKTEFGAPTFAYQVSGEYAMLAGAGERGWIDGEKAMMESLTAFKRAGCDGVLTYFAPAAARLLNG
- the thpD gene encoding ectoine hydroxylase; its protein translation is MERTDPVLWPSDRSTAPITEAQAQAFDRDGYLVLHDLFSTDEVRALVDSATALRETLAGSDARGVVCEAGCAAVRTVFELERQNALMDRLSRDRRLAGAARALLGDEVYIHQSRLNYKPGFTGKEFYWHSDFETWHAEDGMPRMRAVSASLLLTDNRAHNGALMLMPGSHRTFIACQGETPEDNHESSLVRQDIGTPSQESLRDMAEIHGIADAEGPAGTLILFDCNTLHGSNGNITPAPRSNAFFVYNAVSNACASPFAAPAPRPAFLGQQGTPQPLEIRDGPLLQEA
- a CDS encoding branched-chain amino acid ABC transporter permease, whose translation is MKPTVRTFILFGLVALLIVGTGILQGWDLALVILNMGLVSAIMSLGVNLQWGIAGLFNVGVMGFVALGGLAVVLTSVAPVPDAWSAGGLRAIGALVLGAAVMTATVLAWKRTRNKWLVIAILIVGFVLYRMVRDPAVDAIEAVDPAGTGFLGGLGLPVVFSWFVGGLLAAGAAWIIGKTALGLRSDYLAIATLGISEIIIAILKNEEWLSRGVKNVNGLPRPVPREIDLQTDPGFIEKAASFGLDPVSASTLYVKISYGLMFAAVLIVLLVLAQLALNSPWGRMMRAIRDNEVSARAMGKDVTFRHLQVFVLGSAICGIAGAMMTTLDGLLIPTSYQPLRYTFLIWVMVIVGGSGNNLGAVLGGFLIWFLWVQVEVLGPSFMTALTQPLPDGSFLKEHLRDSVQHMRLLTMGVILLVVLRFSPRGLLPER
- a CDS encoding branched-chain amino acid ABC transporter permease; translated protein: MDFLNAIVALSNFVLVPAIAYGSQLALGALGVTLIYGILRFSNFAHGDTMAFGTMSVILVTWWFQSMGISLGPLPTALLAIPFGIAATAALVLITDRTVYRFYRAQKAKPVVFVIVSIGVMFIYNGLTRFVLGADDQFFADGERFIINAREFKESTGLAEGLAIKTTQGITVVTAIIVVALLFWFLNKTRTGKSMRAYSDNEDLALLSGINPERVVQVTWLIVAALITVAGVLYGLDKSYKPFTYFQLLLPIFASAIVGGLGSPLGAIAGGFVIAFSEVAVTYAWKKVLGYALPEALAPDSLLQLMATEYKFAVSFVILVVVLLFKPTGLFKGKSV
- a CDS encoding ABC transporter ATP-binding protein: MTDSGNPYQDDRGNHDASITRRGGEGTVDTTRRSGAIKDAPGGPFLIGDSMTGGYGKGPDILHDCTIAVDKGEIAVIVGPNGAGKSTAMKAVFGMLDVRSGAVRLDGHDITALTPQDRVAQGMGFVPQTSNIFTSMTVEENLEMGAFIRTDDFSKTMQQVYELFPILHEKRRQPAGELSGGQRQQVAVGRALMTQPKVLMLDEPTAGVSPIVMDELFDRIIEVARTGISILMVEQNARQALEIADKGYVLVQGRNAFTGTGKELLADPEVRKSFLGG